The Rhodobium gokarnense genome includes a region encoding these proteins:
- a CDS encoding zinc-dependent alcohol dehydrogenase, with amino-acid sequence MKHARSAFFTPGSDFTIEDVPLSPPGRGEVRIAIGFCGICGTDQHIFHGAMAHRLGDRRVLGHEASGVIQAIGEGVDDFSLGDRVVVRPLSSCGTCPACKAGHTHVCQNLKFLGIDTDGGFSEAWTVPAETVHHLPEGISLKSAALVEPTAVACHDVRRGRVAPGEDVLVIGGGPIGILVAIAAREAGARVTVSEINDSRLALIGKLGFDAINPSRDDVAATMMEKTGGKGADVVFEVSGAQAGLNATTAVAAVRGRIVVVAIYPEAPSIEMFQYFWKELELIGARVYEAEDYDRAIAMIADGKVDAAALITDVHPLDHIGAAFAGLDGSGAAMKTLIEVSGELA; translated from the coding sequence ATGAAACATGCGCGCTCAGCCTTCTTCACACCCGGAAGCGACTTCACGATCGAGGATGTGCCGCTCTCACCGCCAGGCCGCGGCGAGGTCCGCATCGCGATCGGATTCTGCGGCATCTGCGGGACGGACCAGCATATCTTTCACGGCGCGATGGCACACCGGCTTGGCGATCGGCGCGTGCTGGGTCATGAGGCATCCGGAGTGATCCAGGCCATCGGCGAGGGCGTCGACGATTTCAGCCTCGGCGATCGCGTGGTGGTGCGTCCCCTGTCGTCCTGCGGTACCTGCCCGGCCTGCAAGGCAGGCCACACCCATGTCTGCCAGAACCTGAAATTCCTCGGGATCGATACGGATGGCGGCTTTTCCGAAGCCTGGACGGTCCCTGCCGAAACCGTGCATCACCTGCCTGAGGGCATCTCGCTGAAAAGTGCCGCCTTGGTCGAGCCGACAGCGGTGGCCTGCCATGACGTGCGGCGCGGGCGCGTGGCGCCCGGCGAGGATGTGCTCGTCATCGGCGGCGGACCCATCGGCATCCTCGTCGCCATCGCAGCGCGCGAGGCGGGCGCCCGCGTGACGGTATCGGAAATCAACGACAGCCGCCTTGCGCTGATCGGCAAGCTGGGCTTCGACGCGATCAACCCGAGCCGCGATGATGTCGCCGCGACGATGATGGAAAAGACCGGGGGCAAGGGCGCCGATGTCGTGTTCGAGGTGTCGGGCGCGCAGGCCGGGTTGAATGCCACGACCGCCGTGGCGGCGGTGCGCGGACGGATCGTCGTGGTGGCGATCTATCCCGAGGCGCCGAGCATCGAGATGTTCCAGTATTTCTGGAAGGAACTGGAGCTGATCGGCGCCCGCGTCTATGAGGCCGAGGACTATGACCGCGCCATCGCCATGATCGCGGACGGCAAGGTGGATGCGGCGGCCCTGATCACCGACGTCCACCCGCTTGACCATATCGGTGCGGCGTTCGCCGGGCTCGACGGTTCGGGTGCCGCGATGAAAACGCTGATTGAAGTTTCGGGAGAGCTGGCATGA
- a CDS encoding 2-keto-4-pentenoate hydratase, with amino-acid sequence MLPWESRHTQEVPAIACRPIRNSQGSFDMDQRRIGDCANLLRRAPSCGKLAALPADLAPRNEAEAYAVQLAVLGDRPVGGWKVGAIHAPGPFVASVLPPALPDARLPSTLTAPEVEVEVAVLLRADLPLGDEPWTADTIGEALGPACTAIEILDSRFESRTAAAPLSALADLGSSGAVRLGAPFAGWQELDLTAQPVTLEIDGETHRAQGNATLEQTRMALAWLANHAASRGVALSKGQFVITGARLGPFQVTPGQTVTARFGPMPEIDLMC; translated from the coding sequence TTGCTGCCGTGGGAATCGCGGCATACCCAAGAAGTGCCGGCGATTGCATGCCGTCCCATCCGCAACAGCCAAGGGAGCTTCGACATGGATCAGCGCCGTATCGGCGACTGCGCAAACCTCCTGCGCCGGGCGCCCTCTTGCGGAAAGCTCGCGGCGCTGCCCGCCGATCTTGCCCCGCGGAACGAAGCCGAGGCCTATGCCGTCCAGTTGGCGGTGCTGGGCGATCGTCCGGTCGGCGGCTGGAAGGTGGGCGCCATCCACGCGCCGGGCCCCTTCGTCGCATCGGTGCTGCCGCCGGCGTTGCCCGACGCCAGGCTGCCGTCGACGCTCACGGCCCCCGAGGTGGAAGTGGAAGTGGCGGTGTTGCTGCGGGCCGACCTGCCGCTTGGAGACGAGCCCTGGACGGCCGACACTATCGGCGAGGCGTTGGGGCCGGCCTGCACGGCGATCGAAATCCTCGACTCCCGTTTTGAGAGCCGCACGGCAGCGGCGCCCCTGTCGGCGCTTGCCGATCTCGGCAGCAGCGGCGCGGTGCGCCTCGGCGCGCCCTTTGCCGGATGGCAGGAACTCGATCTGACGGCGCAGCCCGTGACGCTGGAGATCGACGGCGAGACGCACCGGGCGCAAGGAAACGCCACGCTGGAGCAAACGCGGATGGCGCTTGCCTGGCTCGCCAATCACGCCGCGTCGCGCGGCGTTGCCCTCAGCAAGGGGCAATTCGTTATCACCGGCGCGCGCCTGGGCCCGTTCCAGGTGACGCCCGGCCAAACGGTGACGGCGCGCTTCGGTCCAATGCCCGAAATCGATCTGATGTGCTGA